The following coding sequences are from one Clostridioides difficile ATCC 9689 = DSM 1296 window:
- a CDS encoding rhodanese-like domain-containing protein — translation MTNDFKKEKKEDYFVNLKAISTEVLQEKVQDNAWVIVDTRLNDAYNGWKLDGVRRGGHIKGAVDFSANWLSVYLDRKDEVLEQALKTKRIDLDKNIVLYDANGKDALVVADYLSKKGYKYLYKYDIKQWADDENLPMERYKNYQMIVPAFIIKDILDGKIPETFEDSKNIKMIEASWGEESYTKGHIPTSVHVNTDIIEPPPTWMLDNDDNLTKFALDYGLTKDDTVIVSSSTPMASYRLAVILRYIGVKDVRVLNGGTNSWLSAGYELEFISNPKHSCTNFGADIPVNSQLVVTTSELRQKLKEKNKFILVDNRTWDEHIGKVSGYTYYDKKGRIPGALYGHSGSDSVSLEEYRNIDNTMRNKYEILEMWDKENIDVNKQLIFMCGSGWRAAEVLTYANVIGVENTSLYSDGWMGWSLDNSNLIEVGEHK, via the coding sequence ATGACAAATGATTTTAAAAAAGAAAAGAAAGAAGATTATTTTGTTAATCTTAAGGCAATATCTACTGAAGTTTTACAAGAAAAAGTGCAAGATAACGCTTGGGTTATAGTTGATACTCGCTTAAATGATGCTTATAATGGCTGGAAGTTAGATGGAGTAAGAAGAGGTGGACATATAAAAGGAGCAGTAGATTTTTCTGCTAATTGGTTAAGTGTATACTTAGATAGAAAAGATGAAGTGTTAGAACAAGCATTGAAAACTAAAAGAATTGATTTAGATAAAAATATAGTATTGTATGATGCAAATGGAAAAGATGCTTTGGTTGTAGCAGATTATTTATCTAAAAAAGGATATAAATATCTATATAAATATGATATTAAACAATGGGCAGACGACGAAAATCTTCCAATGGAAAGATATAAAAATTATCAAATGATAGTTCCTGCTTTTATAATAAAAGATATATTAGATGGAAAAATTCCTGAGACATTTGAAGATTCAAAGAATATAAAAATGATTGAAGCGAGTTGGGGAGAAGAATCGTATACAAAAGGGCATATACCTACAAGTGTTCATGTAAATACTGATATTATAGAACCTCCTCCAACATGGATGCTTGATAATGATGATAACTTAACTAAGTTTGCTTTAGACTATGGATTAACAAAGGATGATACTGTAATAGTTTCAAGTAGTACACCTATGGCATCTTATAGACTAGCTGTTATATTGAGATATATAGGAGTAAAAGATGTAAGAGTTTTGAATGGTGGAACAAACTCATGGTTATCAGCAGGATATGAATTAGAATTTATTAGTAATCCAAAACATTCATGTACTAATTTTGGAGCAGATATACCAGTTAACTCACAATTAGTTGTTACTACATCTGAATTAAGACAAAAACTAAAAGAAAAAAATAAGTTTATACTAGTAGATAACCGTACTTGGGATGAACATATAGGAAAAGTATCTGGATATACATATTATGATAAAAAAGGGCGTATACCAGGAGCTTTATATGGACATTCAGGTAGTGATAGTGTTTCACTAGAAGAATATCGTAATATTGATAATACAATGAGAAATAAATATGAGATTTTAGAAATGTGGGACAAGGAAAATATAGATGTGAATAAACAGCTTATATTTATGTGTGGAAGTGGATGGCGTGCTGCTGAAGTATTAACATATGCAAATGTCATAGGAGTGGAAAATACCTCCCTTTATAGTGATGGATGGATGGGCTGGAGTCTTGATAATTCAAATTTAATTGAAGTGGGAGAACACAAATAA
- a CDS encoding YwmB family TATA-box binding protein, giving the protein MKKVKLAISFFILMIIGMTISYADTSINTRYNRLSKALEISEANFKFYNVKINSVINHNLSNKEFHNIFIEIINNLKLDKKGINWNQKGSGDKIQLCATIKGSDKEISIKGINKNNKESYIVVDILDNKVYKHKEVIYSNVENVLNKYSSQVDVSACIVGEYTKRLQNNKYDDILQKILYNMSAKQIDEVKDVNFLSITAYSKVLNDYELEYLGEKINLNIGIKYNEDDGKTLIYIATPIIKLDY; this is encoded by the coding sequence ATGAAAAAAGTAAAATTAGCTATAAGCTTTTTTATATTAATGATTATAGGAATGACAATATCTTATGCAGATACAAGTATAAATACTAGATACAATAGATTAAGTAAAGCTCTTGAAATATCAGAAGCAAATTTTAAATTTTATAATGTTAAAATTAATTCTGTTATAAATCATAATTTATCAAATAAAGAATTTCATAATATTTTTATAGAAATAATTAACAATCTAAAGTTGGATAAAAAAGGAATAAATTGGAATCAAAAAGGGTCTGGCGATAAAATACAATTATGTGCTACTATAAAAGGTAGCGATAAAGAAATTTCTATAAAAGGAATAAATAAAAATAACAAAGAAAGTTACATAGTAGTTGACATATTGGATAACAAAGTATATAAACATAAAGAGGTTATTTATAGTAACGTAGAAAATGTGTTAAATAAATATTCATCTCAAGTAGATGTGTCTGCTTGTATTGTTGGAGAATACACAAAAAGGTTACAAAACAACAAATATGATGATATTTTACAAAAAATATTATATAATATGAGTGCTAAGCAAATAGATGAAGTTAAAGACGTAAACTTTTTATCTATAACAGCATATAGTAAAGTATTAAATGATTATGAATTAGAATATTTAGGGGAAAAAATTAATTTAAATATAGGAATTAAATATAATGAGGATGACGGAAAAACACTCATATATATTGCCACACCAATTATAAAATTAGATTATTAA
- the murA gene encoding UDP-N-acetylglucosamine 1-carboxyvinyltransferase: MAKIIVKKSNPLKGSVKIDGAKNAVLPIIAATLLANGKSTLNGVPNLRDVHVISDLLRHVGAEVEYKENTLTVDASNIKTCEAPYELVRKMRASFLVMGPLLARFNSTKISMPGGCAIGTRPIDLHLKGFKALGAKIEMDHGFVEAATEKLVGNKLYLDFPSVGATENIMMAASLAEGTTIIENAAEEPEIVDLANFLNEMGADVKGAGTNTIKIKGVKELKGAEHNVIPDRIEAATYMVAAAMTKGDITVENVLMEHLKPVVAKLREAGCEITEMDNSVRVVGPKVLKPIDIKTLPHPGFPTDVQAQFMAMLTVANGTGVVIETVFENRFMHVAEFNRMGANIKIDGRSAVVNGVDELHGAAVNATDLRAGAALILCGLIAEGETQIGEIYHIQRGYVDIDKKITALGGQIEIVED, from the coding sequence ATGGCTAAGATAATAGTAAAAAAGAGTAATCCACTTAAAGGTAGTGTTAAAATAGATGGTGCAAAAAATGCAGTTTTACCAATAATAGCAGCGACTTTATTAGCAAACGGAAAATCAACATTAAATGGAGTACCAAATTTAAGAGATGTTCATGTTATATCAGATTTATTAAGACATGTAGGAGCAGAAGTTGAATATAAAGAAAATACACTTACTGTTGATGCAAGCAATATAAAAACTTGTGAAGCTCCATATGAGCTTGTAAGAAAGATGAGAGCTTCTTTTTTGGTTATGGGACCATTGCTTGCTAGATTTAATAGTACGAAAATTTCTATGCCAGGAGGATGTGCTATAGGAACAAGACCTATAGATTTACATTTAAAAGGATTTAAAGCCTTAGGTGCAAAGATAGAAATGGACCATGGTTTTGTTGAAGCAGCAACAGAAAAGTTAGTAGGAAATAAATTATATTTAGATTTCCCATCTGTTGGAGCAACTGAAAACATAATGATGGCAGCTTCTTTAGCAGAAGGGACTACAATAATAGAGAATGCAGCAGAAGAGCCAGAAATAGTAGATTTAGCAAACTTCTTGAACGAAATGGGAGCAGATGTTAAAGGTGCAGGTACTAATACTATAAAAATAAAAGGTGTTAAAGAGTTAAAAGGAGCAGAACATAATGTAATTCCAGACAGAATAGAAGCAGCAACTTATATGGTTGCAGCAGCTATGACAAAAGGTGATATAACTGTTGAAAATGTTTTAATGGAGCATTTAAAACCAGTTGTAGCTAAATTAAGAGAAGCTGGTTGTGAAATAACAGAAATGGACAATTCTGTAAGAGTTGTAGGTCCAAAAGTATTAAAACCAATAGATATAAAAACTTTACCACATCCAGGATTTCCTACAGATGTTCAAGCACAATTTATGGCTATGCTTACTGTAGCCAATGGAACTGGTGTAGTTATAGAAACTGTTTTTGAAAATAGATTTATGCATGTTGCTGAATTTAATAGAATGGGTGCTAATATAAAAATAGATGGAAGAAGTGCGGTTGTTAATGGTGTAGATGAGCTACACGGTGCAGCAGTAAACGCTACTGATTTAAGAGCAGGGGCAGCCCTTATTTTATGCGGTCTTATAGCAGAAGGAGAAACTCAAATAGGAGAAATATACCATATCCAAAGAGGTTATGTTGATATAGATAAGAAGATAACAGCACTAGGTGGTCAAATCGAAATAGTAGAAGATTAA
- the spoIID gene encoding stage II sporulation protein D — protein sequence MKNPLVVLLGFVTCSVLVPSLITLVSYKNVELTEKPESPVSINKTIKKSDIEDKGNKEEKNTVNYETVNKKAPIINVYNHITGKTEKMDMENYLCGVLAGEMSSEFDIEALKAQSVAARTYVVYKQEHGKSSKHKNAVVCTDYKHCQEYKSYDTLKKLNGEEWIKNKYSKIQEAVRGTKGQIITYNDKAILPLYFSTSSGKTENSEEVFSAKYPYLKSVESPYDKYSPKFASTLKISNTDFVKSLRRAYSTIVIDVNNLSKQVSITKRSDAGTVEKIKLGNKELTGKDIRTVFKLNSANFDIKFGEGYIDFVVKGYGHGVGMSQWGAEGMAEEGYKYYDILSHYYTDTKIKDIY from the coding sequence ATGAAGAACCCATTGGTTGTTTTGTTAGGATTTGTGACTTGCTCTGTGTTAGTTCCATCACTTATAACTTTAGTTTCTTATAAAAATGTAGAATTAACTGAAAAACCAGAGAGCCCAGTATCTATAAACAAAACTATTAAAAAAAGTGATATTGAAGACAAAGGTAATAAAGAAGAAAAAAATACAGTGAACTATGAAACTGTAAATAAAAAAGCACCAATTATCAATGTATATAATCATATAACAGGGAAAACCGAAAAGATGGACATGGAGAACTATTTATGTGGAGTACTAGCTGGTGAGATGTCTTCAGAGTTTGATATAGAAGCTTTAAAAGCTCAATCTGTAGCAGCTAGAACATATGTAGTATATAAACAGGAACATGGTAAATCTAGTAAACATAAAAATGCAGTAGTATGTACTGATTATAAACATTGTCAAGAATATAAGAGTTATGATACTCTTAAAAAATTAAATGGTGAAGAATGGATTAAGAATAAATATTCCAAAATCCAAGAAGCAGTTAGAGGAACTAAAGGTCAAATAATAACTTATAATGATAAGGCGATACTTCCTCTTTATTTTTCTACATCTTCAGGAAAAACAGAAAATAGTGAAGAAGTATTTTCTGCAAAATATCCTTATTTAAAGTCTGTGGAAAGTCCTTATGATAAGTATTCCCCTAAATTTGCGTCAACACTTAAAATAAGTAACACAGATTTTGTTAAAAGTCTTAGAAGGGCATATAGCACTATTGTGATAGATGTAAATAATTTAAGTAAACAAGTTTCAATAACTAAAAGAAGTGATGCCGGAACTGTAGAAAAAATAAAATTAGGAAATAAAGAATTGACTGGAAAAGACATTAGAACTGTTTTTAAATTGAACTCTGCAAACTTTGACATAAAATTTGGAGAAGGATACATAGATTTCGTGGTAAAAGGATATGGTCATGGTGTTGGTATGAGCCAGTGGGGAGCAGAAGGAATGGCAGAAGAGGGCTATAAATATTATGATATATTATCACATTACTACACAGATACAAAAATAAAAGATATATACTAA
- a CDS encoding M23 family metallopeptidase, whose product MKKKLLEKDGFYLSLFVCVCLLAVGGVWFTNNNVDKLASNKGIMENANKDSEEEIHLIEKDKKDAIPTATDSKQNLEKAKSKEENKSSTTKLNYIGDKVIRGYSEKEPSYSKTLDVWETHKGVDISCTKGKEVKSLLNGIVVDVFDDEEYGQSVKIKSDNNIVVVYSNLDKNVSVKKEQKVTEGQSLGTVGSTSQIESEEGIHVHLEAYSGEKSIDPMSLIK is encoded by the coding sequence ATGAAGAAAAAGCTGTTAGAAAAAGATGGTTTTTATTTATCTTTGTTTGTATGTGTTTGTTTATTAGCAGTAGGTGGAGTTTGGTTTACAAATAATAATGTAGATAAATTGGCTTCTAATAAAGGAATTATGGAAAATGCTAATAAAGATAGTGAAGAGGAAATACATTTAATTGAAAAAGACAAGAAAGATGCTATCCCTACTGCAACGGATTCAAAACAAAACTTAGAAAAAGCTAAGTCAAAAGAGGAAAATAAATCGAGTACAACAAAATTAAATTACATTGGAGATAAAGTAATAAGAGGATATTCAGAAAAAGAGCCTAGTTATTCTAAAACACTTGATGTTTGGGAAACTCATAAAGGTGTAGATATTAGTTGTACTAAAGGCAAAGAAGTAAAATCTCTATTAAACGGAATAGTAGTAGATGTATTTGATGATGAAGAATATGGACAATCAGTCAAAATAAAAAGTGACAATAACATTGTAGTAGTATATTCAAATCTAGATAAAAATGTTAGTGTTAAGAAAGAACAGAAGGTAACAGAAGGACAATCTCTAGGTACTGTAGGTAGTACTTCTCAAATAGAAAGTGAAGAAGGTATACATGTGCATTTAGAGGCGTATAGTGGAGAAAAATCTATAGACCCAATGAGTCTAATTAAGTAA
- the spoIIID gene encoding sporulation transcriptional regulator SpoIIID yields MRSHIEERAIVVAKYILEKNTTVRQTAKTFGVSKSTIHKDVTERLKEINPSLAKEVKNVLDKNKSERHIRGGLATKLKYEKENKKM; encoded by the coding sequence TTGAGATCTCATATAGAGGAAAGGGCCATAGTGGTAGCAAAATATATACTTGAAAAAAACACTACAGTAAGACAAACCGCCAAGACATTTGGAGTAAGTAAAAGTACAATTCATAAGGATGTTACAGAAAGATTGAAGGAAATAAATCCATCCCTTGCCAAAGAAGTTAAAAATGTGCTGGACAAAAATAAATCAGAGAGACATATTAGAGGGGGATTAGCAACGAAATTAAAATATGAGAAGGAAAATAAAAAAATGTAG
- a CDS encoding rod shape-determining protein, translating to MAGADIGIDLGTANVLVYVSGKGIVLEEPSVVAIDKRTDSVLAVGEEAKKMIGRTPGNIVAIRPLRDGVISDYDVTEKMLKSFIDKIVDKKGFGRFFMPRIMVCVPTGVTEVEKRAVEDATRQAGAREVYIIEEPIAAAIGAGVDISQPNGNMIIDIGGGTVDIAVISLGGAVVSESIKVGGDRFDDAIVKYMKKQHNLLIGERTAEKIKFEIGSAFKREEEKYMKITGRNLITGLPSSITINSTEMLEALRECVEQIVVATHAVLEKTPPELAADIGDVGIIMTGGGSLLYGLDKIIEQRTGITVTIADEPLSCVAKGTGIALGSIDLLETGGSFKRK from the coding sequence ATGGCTGGAGCTGATATAGGCATAGATTTAGGTACTGCAAATGTGCTTGTTTATGTTAGTGGTAAGGGAATCGTTTTAGAAGAACCATCTGTTGTGGCGATAGACAAAAGAACAGATTCTGTTTTAGCTGTGGGAGAAGAAGCTAAAAAGATGATAGGGAGAACACCAGGTAATATAGTCGCTATAAGACCTTTAAGAGATGGTGTAATTTCAGATTATGATGTAACTGAGAAGATGTTAAAATCTTTTATAGATAAGATAGTTGATAAAAAGGGATTTGGAAGATTTTTTATGCCAAGAATTATGGTATGTGTACCAACAGGTGTCACAGAAGTGGAAAAAAGAGCAGTAGAAGATGCTACGAGACAAGCTGGAGCTAGAGAAGTATATATCATAGAAGAACCAATAGCAGCTGCCATAGGAGCTGGTGTAGACATATCACAGCCTAATGGTAATATGATTATAGATATTGGTGGAGGTACTGTAGATATAGCTGTAATATCTCTAGGAGGAGCTGTTGTAAGTGAATCTATAAAGGTTGGTGGAGATAGATTTGATGATGCTATAGTTAAATATATGAAAAAACAACACAATCTTCTTATAGGAGAAAGAACAGCAGAGAAAATCAAGTTTGAAATAGGTTCTGCATTTAAGAGAGAAGAAGAAAAATATATGAAGATAACAGGAAGAAATTTAATTACAGGACTTCCTAGTTCTATAACTATAAATTCAACAGAAATGTTGGAAGCACTTAGAGAATGTGTTGAGCAAATAGTAGTTGCTACTCATGCTGTTTTGGAAAAAACGCCTCCTGAGTTAGCAGCAGATATAGGAGATGTCGGTATAATAATGACTGGAGGAGGTTCATTATTATATGGATTAGATAAAATAATAGAACAGAGGACAGGAATAACTGTTACAATAGCAGATGAACCATTATCTTGTGTTGCAAAAGGTACAGGAATAGCTTTAGGTTCAATAGACTTACTTGAAACTGGTGGGTCTTTCAAAAGAAAATAA
- the fabZ gene encoding 3-hydroxyacyl-ACP dehydratase FabZ → MLNIDEIKKLIPHRYPFLLVDKITELEVGKRAVGIKNVTVNEPFFQGHFPEYPLMPGVLIVEALAQVCGVAMMSVEENKGKLGVFAGIDKVRIKREVRPGDTLTMEVEMTTLRKNIAKADAKAYVGEELVCKGELMFALVEK, encoded by the coding sequence ATGTTAAATATAGATGAAATAAAAAAATTAATACCACATAGATATCCATTTTTATTAGTAGACAAGATTACAGAGCTAGAAGTTGGGAAAAGAGCTGTTGGTATAAAGAATGTAACAGTTAATGAGCCATTTTTCCAAGGTCACTTTCCAGAATATCCTTTGATGCCAGGAGTACTAATAGTAGAAGCTCTAGCACAAGTATGTGGAGTGGCAATGATGTCTGTAGAGGAAAACAAAGGAAAACTAGGTGTATTTGCAGGTATAGATAAAGTTAGAATCAAGAGAGAAGTAAGACCAGGAGATACATTAACTATGGAAGTTGAAATGACAACTCTTAGAAAAAATATAGCTAAGGCAGATGCTAAGGCATATGTAGGTGAAGAACTTGTCTGTAAAGGTGAATTAATGTTTGCTTTAGTAGAAAAATAA
- the yyaC gene encoding spore protease YyaC, which translates to MYLAKVNYSDDDVIQMLSSVLKTIINENTIVVCIGTDRAIGDTLGPLVGTILKNSNFKYPVYGTLDNPIHALNIYESLDTIKNTHIQGNFLAIDACLGSQSNIGNIQIREGPILPGKGVGKKLPQIGNYSIVGIVDKIDENNKLSFNNIRLSFILDLAETIALALLVST; encoded by the coding sequence TTGTATTTAGCTAAAGTAAACTACAGCGATGATGATGTTATACAGATGCTAAGTTCAGTTCTAAAAACTATAATTAATGAAAATACGATTGTTGTTTGCATAGGAACAGACAGGGCTATAGGTGATACTTTAGGCCCTTTAGTTGGAACAATACTTAAGAACAGTAACTTTAAATACCCCGTTTACGGTACACTAGATAACCCTATTCACGCCTTAAATATATATGAGTCTTTAGATACTATAAAAAATACACATATACAAGGTAACTTCTTGGCTATAGATGCTTGCTTGGGGTCGCAGAGTAACATAGGTAATATACAGATTAGAGAAGGACCTATCCTGCCCGGAAAAGGTGTTGGTAAAAAACTACCTCAAATAGGAAATTATTCTATAGTAGGAATTGTAGATAAAATTGATGAAAATAATAAACTTTCATTTAATAATATACGCCTTAGCTTTATATTAGATTTAGCTGAAACAATAGCCTTGGCTTTATTAGTATCCACCTAA
- the metK gene encoding methionine adenosyltransferase, whose translation MARHLFTSESVTEGHPDKICDQISDSILDALLEKDPQSRVACETTVTTGLVLVAGEISTSAYVDIPKLVRETVREIGYTRAKYGFDCDTCAVITSIDEQSGDIAMGVDEGLESKTGEEIEEEIEKVGAGDQGIMFGFACNETPELMPLPISLAHKLSRRLTEVRKTGLVDYLRPDGKTQVTVEYEGSKAVRVHTVLISAQHCETVSNDKIREDLINHVIKEVIPAELLDEETKIYINPTGRFVIGGPQGDTGLTGRKIIIDTYGGYSRHGGGAFSGKDPTKVDRSAAYAARYVAKNIVAAGLADKCEIELAYAIGIARPLSIFIDTFGTGKVSEEKLVELVNKHFDLRPGAIIRDLDLRKPLYKKVAAYGHFGRTDIDLPWERTDKVEQLRKDALGE comes from the coding sequence ATGGCAAGACATTTATTTACGTCAGAATCAGTTACAGAAGGACATCCTGATAAGATATGTGACCAAATATCAGATTCAATATTAGATGCATTATTAGAAAAAGACCCACAATCTAGAGTAGCTTGTGAAACTACAGTTACTACTGGTTTAGTTTTAGTAGCAGGAGAAATAAGTACATCTGCTTATGTAGACATTCCTAAATTAGTAAGAGAAACAGTAAGAGAAATTGGATATACAAGAGCAAAATATGGATTTGATTGTGATACTTGCGCAGTTATAACTTCTATTGATGAACAATCTGGAGATATAGCTATGGGAGTTGATGAAGGTCTAGAAAGTAAGACTGGAGAAGAGATAGAAGAAGAAATAGAAAAAGTTGGAGCTGGAGACCAAGGTATAATGTTTGGATTTGCATGTAATGAGACTCCAGAATTAATGCCACTTCCGATATCTTTGGCACATAAATTATCAAGAAGACTTACAGAAGTTAGAAAAACAGGTTTAGTTGATTATTTAAGACCAGATGGAAAAACTCAAGTTACTGTTGAATATGAAGGAAGTAAAGCTGTAAGAGTACATACAGTTCTTATATCAGCTCAACATTGTGAAACAGTATCAAATGATAAAATAAGAGAAGATTTAATTAATCATGTTATTAAGGAAGTTATACCAGCAGAATTACTTGATGAAGAGACTAAAATTTATATAAATCCAACAGGAAGATTCGTTATAGGAGGACCACAAGGAGATACAGGTCTTACAGGAAGAAAAATAATAATAGATACTTATGGTGGATATTCTAGACATGGTGGAGGAGCTTTCTCAGGAAAAGACCCTACAAAAGTTGATAGATCTGCTGCTTATGCAGCTAGATATGTTGCAAAAAATATTGTTGCGGCTGGTCTTGCAGACAAATGTGAGATAGAACTTGCATATGCTATAGGTATAGCTAGACCATTATCTATATTTATAGATACTTTTGGGACAGGCAAGGTTTCAGAAGAAAAACTTGTTGAATTAGTAAATAAACACTTTGATTTAAGACCGGGAGCGATAATAAGAGACTTAGATTTAAGAAAGCCTCTTTATAAAAAGGTTGCTGCTTATGGTCACTTTGGTAGAACTGATATAGATTTACCTTGGGAAAGAACTGACAAGGTTGAGCAGTTAAGAAAAGATGCTTTAGGTGAATAA
- a CDS encoding membrane protein, which produces MSGKVNIKTVISFAGAYVATVIGSGFATGQEILQFFTFYGYAGIIGGIISMVLFSWFGAEVIDKGRELKLKEPIKIYQVYCGKYLGTFFEWFGPLFLFGTLVIMIAGAGATLSEYYGLNPYVGRIGMAIVSLITVSLGLTRLSKILGNIGPIIIIFTLLVGAISLFSNIDALSNAGNMVDSLNIKTATSNGYFSGVLYTCYNVIIVITFLTGMGASAVNKKDAVWGGIVGGVALMAAAIMMNLALLSDIGNIYTKEIPALYLADKISPIIGILFSVVLLLGIYTTAVPLLWSVTNRFVEDDHPKFKIITIVVSILACIGGLLPFDKLVGTLYPYTGYMGILILLCMLYRRITKTEGYKENKSEIS; this is translated from the coding sequence ATGTCAGGCAAAGTAAATATTAAAACGGTTATAAGTTTTGCTGGAGCTTATGTTGCTACTGTAATAGGTTCTGGATTTGCAACTGGTCAAGAAATACTGCAATTTTTTACGTTTTATGGATATGCGGGTATTATAGGTGGAATAATCTCTATGGTACTATTTTCATGGTTTGGAGCAGAAGTTATAGATAAGGGAAGAGAATTGAAACTTAAGGAGCCAATAAAAATTTATCAAGTATATTGTGGAAAATATCTTGGAACATTTTTTGAATGGTTTGGTCCATTGTTTTTATTTGGAACATTAGTAATAATGATTGCAGGAGCAGGAGCTACATTATCAGAGTACTATGGATTAAATCCATATGTAGGTAGGATTGGTATGGCAATCGTTTCCCTAATAACTGTTTCATTAGGTTTGACAAGGCTTTCTAAAATACTAGGTAATATAGGACCTATAATAATAATATTTACACTTTTAGTAGGAGCAATTAGTTTATTTAGCAATATTGATGCTTTATCAAATGCTGGAAATATGGTTGATAGTTTAAATATTAAAACTGCTACATCAAATGGATATTTCTCGGGAGTACTTTATACTTGTTACAATGTAATAATAGTAATAACATTCTTGACAGGAATGGGAGCTTCTGCAGTAAATAAGAAAGATGCTGTATGGGGTGGTATAGTAGGTGGAGTAGCACTTATGGCAGCAGCTATAATGATGAATTTGGCATTACTTTCAGACATAGGAAATATATACACAAAAGAGATACCAGCACTTTACTTAGCTGATAAGATATCTCCAATAATAGGTATTTTATTCTCAGTAGTACTTTTACTAGGAATATACACTACAGCTGTACCATTGTTATGGTCAGTAACAAACCGATTTGTAGAAGATGACCACCCTAAGTTTAAAATTATAACAATAGTGGTAAGTATATTAGCTTGTATAGGAGGTTTACTGCCATTTGATAAGTTAGTAGGTACACTATATCCATATACAGGTTACATGGGAATTTTAATTTTACTATGTATGCTTTATAGAAGAATTACTAAAACTGAGGGGTACAAGGAGAATAAATCTGAAATAAGTTAG